A genomic segment from Salvia splendens isolate huo1 chromosome 13, SspV2, whole genome shotgun sequence encodes:
- the LOC121760247 gene encoding purple acid phosphatase 2-like, translating into MILPRFVHLLVVSIFLGVCEAGLTSSYVRETGIATDMPLDSDVFRVPRGYNAPQQVHITQGDHEGRGVIVSWITPDEAGSTSVLYWAENSQHKKTVNGDVVRYKYYNYTSGYIHHCTINDLEFDTKYYYVVGCGNVTREFWFVTPPRPGPDVPYTFGLIGDLGQTRNSNQTVTHYEMNPAKGQSILFVGDLSYADSYPLHDNTRWDTWGRFVERNVAYQPWIWTAGNHEIDYLPDIGETIPFKPFTHRYWTPYKASNSTSPLWYSIKRASAYIIVLSSYSAYAIYTPQYKWFTNELTKVNRTETPWLIVLMHSPLYSSYVHHYMEGETMRVTYEEFLVKYKVDVIFAGHVHAYERSERISNIQYNVVNGLCTPISDDSAPVYITIGDGGNQEGLLYEMTEPQPAYSAYREPSYGHGIFDIKNRTHAYFGWHRNQDGFAVEADSLWLVNRYWKTIAGKSSVA; encoded by the exons ATGATTCTCCCTAGATTTGTGCATCTGTTGGTGGTGAGCATTTTCCTGGGCGTGTGTGAAGCTGGGTTGACCAGCAGCTATGTGCGAGAGACTGGGATTGCCACAGATATGCCACTCGACAGTGATGTATTTCGCGTTCCTCGTGGTTATAATGCTCCTCAGCAG GTTCACATAACACAAGGAGATCATGAAGGCAGAGGGGTCATTGTCTCGTGGATTACACCAGATGAAGCTGGTTCCACTTCAGTGCTCTACTGGGCTGAAAATAGCCAGCATAAGAAAACTGTAAATGGCGATGTTGTTAGATACAAGTATTACAATTATACCTCTGGTTACATTCATCATTGCACAATCAATGATTTGGAG TTTGATACCAAATACTACTATGTGGTTGGGTGTGGGAACGTGACACGAGAATTTTGGTTCGTCACACCTCCCCGACCAGGGCCTGATGTTCCTTATACGTTTGGGCTTATAG GTGATCTGGGTCAGACTCGCAATTCAAATCAGACGGTAACTCATTATGAGATGAACCCTGCAAAAGGACAGTCAATCCTGTTTGTTGGAGACCTCTCATATGCGGATAGTTATCCGTTGCATGACAACACAAGGTGGGATACATGGGGAAGATTCGTAGAGAGAAATGTGGCTTATCAACCATGGATCTGGACTGCTGGGAATCATGAAATCGATTATCTTCCAGATATA GGTGAAACTATACCTTTCAAACCATTCACACATCGATATTGGACGCCATATAAAGCATCTAATAGCACGTCTCCTCTTTGGTACTCAATCAAGAGAGCTTCGGCCTACATCATTGTCCTATCTTCATATTCAGCTTACG CGATATATACCCCTCAATATAAGTGGTTCACAAATGAGCTAACTAAAGTGAATAGGACCGAAACACCGTGGCTAATTGTACTCATGCATAGTCCATTGTATAGCAGCTATGTTCATCACTATATGGAGGGAGAGACTATGCGAGTTACGTACGAAGAATTCCTCGTGAAGTACAAAGTTGATGTGATCTTTGCTGGTCACGTGCATGCGTATGAGCGATCT GAGCGTATATCGAACATACAGTACAACGTGGTGAATGGACTGTGCACTCCTATCAGTGACGACTCTGCTCCGGTCTATATCACCATTGgagacggaggaaatcaagaGGGCTTACTATACGA GATGACAGAGCCACAGCCGGCGTACTCAGCTTATCGCGAACCCAGCTACGGCCATGGCATTTTCGACATAAAGAACCGGACTCACGCCTACTTCGGTTGGCATCGTAATCAGGATGGTTTCGCTGTGGAAGCAGACTCTCTATGGCTTGTTAATCGGTATTGGAAAACCATTGCAGGAAAGAGTTCAGTTGCTTAA
- the LOC121762937 gene encoding LOB domain-containing protein 15-like yields MSTERERFEEISKKIKRELDGAGHHHHHHHHPTLGGRRHMLGHTGTLNTTTPCAACKLLRRRCAQECPFSPYFSPHEPHKFASVHKVFGASNVSKMLMEVPESQRADAANSLVYEANVRLRDPVYGCMGAISSLQQQVQVLQAELDAVRNEILKYKYKLEESNMLPSSHVSLLSSEGVSVAAPPPSPPPPPPPPPFPPDFSNISNESITYFG; encoded by the exons ATGTCCACAGAAAg GGAGAGATTTGAGGAAATAAGCAAGAAGATCAAGAGAGAACTGGATGGCGCGGGTCACCatcatcaccaccaccaccacccgaCCTTGGGAGGAAGGAGACATATGCTGGGGCATACCGGAACCCTAAACACCACCACTCCCTGCGCCGCCTGCAAGCTTCTGAGGCGGCGTTGCGCTCAagaatgccccttttctccataCTTCTCTCCCCACGAACCCCACAAGTTCGCCTCCGTTCACAAAGTCTTTGGCGCTAGCAACGTCTCCAAGATGCTCATG GAGGTGCCCGAGAGCCAGAGAGCGGATGCAGCTAACAGTCTTGTCTACGAGGCGAATGTGAGGCTACGGGATCCGGTGTACGGGTGCATGGGAGCGATCTCGTCTTTGCAGCAGCAGGTACAAGTCTTGCAAGCGGAGCTGGATGCTGTGAGGAATGAGATCTtgaaatacaaatacaaattagAAGAATCTAATATGCTTCCGTCTTCTCATGTATCGTTGCTCTCGTCTGAGGGGGTTTCGGTTGCTGCGCCGCCTCCTTCTCCTCCCCCGCCTCCGCCCCCACCGCCGTTTCCTCCTGACTTTAGCAACATCTCTAATGAAAGTATAACATACTTTGGTTGA
- the LOC121761343 gene encoding uncharacterized protein LOC121761343, which yields MMNGVQEFPSILPKRYNSSKRVGGEAPITVLYYGGAAGSVPFLWESQPGTPKHKLSDGPVPPLTPPPQYRSSSHGSSPSLKKKHYSKIFSSIFARKKTTAPSSPSPSYSSSFEYEVGRDSPTSTLCFCPMKSVKKVVKSIASSKN from the coding sequence ATGATGAATGGTGTCCAAGAATTCCCATCAATTCTTCCCAAAAGGTACAACTCCTCCAAGCGTGTGGGCGGCGAGGCACCAATCACGGTGCTGTACTACGGCGGCGCAGCCGGCTCGGTGCCGTTCTTGTGGGAGTCTCAGCCCGGGACGCCGAAGCACAAGCTCAGCGACGGCCCTGTCCCGCCCCTGACCCCGCCGCCCCAGTATCGGTCGAGCTCTCATGGTAGCAGCCCTAGCTTGAAGAAGAAGCATTATTCCAAGATTTTCAGCTCCATCTTTGCTAGGAAGAAAACCACCGCGCCCTcttcgccgtcgccgtcgtaTTCGTCGTCGTTTGAGTACGAGGTTGGAAGAGATTCACCTACGTCAACGTTGTGTTTTTGCCCCATGAAGAGTGTGAAGAAGGTGGTGAAGTCCATTGCAAGTTCTAAAAATTGA